Proteins encoded by one window of Listeria cossartiae subsp. cossartiae:
- a CDS encoding PTS sugar transporter subunit IIC: MNGLTAFLEKYFVPVAAKIGSQKHLVALRDAFISTMPITMAGSIAVLLNAFFRDFPTDWGWTGFVEAMQPLIGINGYVYNGTLAIVSIIFAFSLGYNLSKAYEVDRLAGGLVSLAAFVMNLTVTVSLDAVKAAIAASNANFDVNTLPKEFAGIYGFFSLSQVNGTGLFTAMIFGFISTIIYAKLMRRNIIIKMPDSVPPAVSKAFAAIIPALVALYVVGIIDWAFFKITNMDVITWISKTIQEPLLSLSQGYGAVLLVTFLVQLLWFFGIHGPNVLAPVLESLWGTAQLQNISAAQEGAKLPFEWVRGSFDAYVWMGGSGGTLVLIIALLMFSKRADARTVAKLSLAPGIFNINEPIMFGLPIVLNTIYLIPFLIAPMVMVTIAYFATTLGIVGPVKIAVVWVMPPLLNSFLATGGDWMAPVISLINMVVAFLIWVPFVITANRVGVPEEEMKA; encoded by the coding sequence ATGAATGGATTAACAGCATTTTTAGAAAAGTATTTTGTGCCGGTAGCAGCAAAAATTGGTTCACAAAAACATCTAGTTGCATTACGTGATGCTTTTATTTCAACAATGCCAATCACTATGGCTGGGTCAATTGCAGTACTTTTAAATGCGTTTTTTAGGGATTTTCCAACTGACTGGGGATGGACAGGATTTGTGGAAGCGATGCAACCACTTATCGGAATTAATGGATATGTATACAATGGGACGTTAGCAATTGTTTCAATTATTTTTGCCTTTTCACTAGGGTATAATTTATCAAAAGCATATGAAGTGGATCGATTAGCTGGGGGGCTAGTTTCTCTTGCTGCTTTTGTTATGAACTTAACTGTTACTGTAAGCTTAGATGCAGTAAAAGCTGCGATTGCGGCTTCTAATGCAAATTTCGATGTAAATACTTTACCAAAAGAATTTGCTGGAATTTACGGATTCTTTAGCCTAAGCCAAGTAAATGGTACCGGCTTGTTTACCGCAATGATTTTCGGTTTTATATCAACTATTATTTATGCGAAATTAATGCGCAGAAATATTATTATCAAAATGCCAGATTCTGTTCCACCGGCTGTAAGTAAAGCTTTCGCGGCGATCATTCCTGCGTTAGTTGCACTTTATGTTGTTGGTATTATTGACTGGGCATTCTTCAAAATCACAAATATGGACGTTATTACTTGGATTTCCAAAACAATTCAAGAACCGCTATTATCACTATCGCAAGGCTACGGAGCTGTTTTACTAGTTACTTTCTTAGTACAATTACTATGGTTCTTCGGGATTCATGGTCCGAACGTACTTGCTCCGGTTCTAGAATCACTTTGGGGTACAGCACAACTACAAAACATTAGTGCGGCACAAGAAGGCGCTAAATTACCATTCGAATGGGTACGTGGTTCTTTCGATGCGTACGTATGGATGGGTGGTTCAGGCGGTACACTTGTATTAATTATCGCGTTACTAATGTTCTCGAAACGAGCGGATGCACGAACAGTTGCGAAATTGTCTCTTGCACCAGGTATATTTAATATTAACGAACCAATCATGTTTGGTTTACCGATCGTATTAAATACAATTTACTTAATACCATTCCTAATCGCGCCAATGGTAATGGTAACAATCGCTTACTTTGCAACAACACTCGGCATTGTCGGTCCAGTTAAAATTGCAGTAGTTTGGGTAATGCCGCCACTTCTGAATTCCTTCTTAGCAACCGGGGGAGATTGGATGGCACCAGTAATTTCACTCATAAATATGGTCGTCGCGTTCTTGATTTGGGTACCATTTGTTATTACCGCAAATCGCGTTGGTGTACCAGAAGAAGAGATGAAAGCTTAG
- a CDS encoding GW domain-containing glycosaminoglycan-binding protein produces MKKLLSGLIIVLMVSLLGHSFNAEAASYEKIIYDKAVNLKGVVNQSKRNDGIHSKMYKTSNTVKYLGSAKKYDKKTLIITREGKTARAKWYYCKLGNTNIGWIDSRAFTNIGKPTIADTVPALWNSKKAIITTRPKGTTATTYLYQKNSAGNWYEVRHFTSHIGKWGFDPKFSEKSSGSPVGVYRTGLAFGQKGNPGTKLSFKAITNRSYWISNSNDKYYNTWQERNSSSSADEKMKIPQYTYGMEVKYNANHVKGKGSAVFYHVDSPKYNYTLGCVSQSEANTKEVLKFADKNTLIVLGEESRIKTFYGIN; encoded by the coding sequence ATGAAGAAGTTATTAAGCGGTTTAATTATTGTTTTAATGGTTAGCCTACTTGGTCACTCCTTTAACGCCGAAGCAGCATCCTACGAAAAAATCATTTATGACAAAGCAGTCAACCTAAAAGGGGTAGTCAATCAGTCCAAACGAAATGATGGTATTCATAGCAAAATGTACAAAACGAGTAATACAGTGAAGTATCTCGGTTCAGCTAAGAAATACGACAAAAAGACTTTGATTATTACACGCGAAGGAAAAACCGCAAGAGCTAAATGGTATTATTGCAAGCTAGGAAATACTAACATCGGTTGGATTGACTCACGAGCCTTTACAAATATTGGCAAACCAACAATTGCGGACACCGTTCCAGCTCTTTGGAACAGTAAAAAAGCAATCATCACAACACGACCAAAAGGCACAACAGCAACAACGTACCTTTATCAAAAAAATAGTGCGGGCAATTGGTATGAAGTTCGTCATTTTACCAGTCACATAGGCAAATGGGGCTTCGATCCGAAATTCTCTGAGAAAAGTTCTGGATCACCAGTCGGCGTTTACCGTACAGGCCTTGCTTTCGGGCAAAAAGGTAATCCCGGTACGAAGCTAAGTTTTAAAGCAATCACTAACCGGAGTTACTGGATTTCTAATTCCAACGACAAATACTACAATACTTGGCAAGAACGCAATTCCTCAAGTTCTGCAGATGAAAAAATGAAGATTCCGCAGTACACGTATGGAATGGAAGTGAAATACAACGCTAACCATGTAAAAGGTAAAGGGTCCGCTGTGTTTTATCATGTGGATTCACCAAAATATAATTACACATTAGGTTGCGTCTCGCAAAGTGAAGCCAATACAAAAGAAGTGCTAAAATTCGCGGATAAGAATACACTTATTGTGCTAGGCGAAGAGAGCCGAATAAAAACATTTTACGGTATAAATTAA
- a CDS encoding DUF3284 domain-containing protein: MNVTQKLYISQKECFDTLVSSAIYDVKNATGKTLQVRKLEGYKYQRTMSNGALATTKIVKVQPNELYQFETSSRVNKHTTTYTIKSTSETTCEVTYNELIETEKAMNKMNNIIVGFMFGFFRKKRVKNLLRSIELSVINESKKKQEKLAAKSEQ, translated from the coding sequence GTGAATGTCACACAGAAATTATATATATCCCAAAAAGAATGCTTTGATACACTTGTGAGCTCAGCAATCTATGACGTAAAAAATGCCACTGGTAAAACGCTGCAAGTACGCAAATTAGAAGGATATAAATACCAACGGACAATGTCTAACGGCGCGCTTGCGACAACGAAAATTGTGAAAGTGCAACCTAATGAACTTTATCAATTCGAAACAAGCAGTCGAGTAAACAAACATACAACGACATATACGATCAAATCTACAAGCGAAACAACTTGCGAAGTGACGTATAACGAATTAATCGAAACGGAAAAAGCAATGAATAAAATGAATAATATTATTGTTGGTTTTATGTTTGGTTTCTTCCGGAAAAAACGTGTGAAAAACTTGCTGAGATCGATTGAGCTTTCCGTTATTAATGAGAGTAAGAAAAAGCAAGAGAAGTTAGCTGCTAAAAGTGAACAGTGA
- a CDS encoding gluconokinase — MTSKSYIMGVDIGTSSTKAVLFDQRGEVIFRQATHYELITDETGKAEESPTEIFEAVLTSIKAVMKNVNKDELAGISFSSAMHSLIMVGSNGELLTECITWADGRSSETLEKVKRDNYLFQLYEATGTPIHPMSPFAKICWLKEAEPKLFSRAEKFVDIKSYILYQLFGVWVMDESLASGTGLYNIMEHDWEFEAMEIVKLTPDFLPKVVPETYQLTGVEKEYANIMGIPVDLPFIVGGSDGALANIGIQATGSNDVTITVGTSGAVRKLTNQFQIDSRGRTFCYGAGDGYFIAGGAVNNGGKVVDWGLHQFGSPEEISQRDFASFIAKMEEVPPGAAGLLFQPYLLGERAPFWTNDIRGGFVGLTINHTKAHFIRAILEGIAFNLAEVYEAVSAPDDIIYVTGGISAHEAWCKLLADILNREIRVPHTIEGSSLGAAIIGMRSLGILKDLNLKHTLPIKAVYHPSENVEKYAELRLIFKQVTTQLMSSYSQLNSWQKKFDINS; from the coding sequence TTGACGAGCAAATCATACATAATGGGCGTGGACATTGGAACTTCAAGTACAAAGGCAGTGCTGTTTGACCAACGAGGAGAAGTGATCTTCCGGCAAGCGACGCATTATGAGCTAATTACCGACGAAACTGGAAAAGCCGAGGAGAGTCCCACCGAAATTTTTGAAGCAGTTTTAACATCCATAAAAGCAGTAATGAAAAACGTGAATAAAGATGAATTAGCGGGAATTTCGTTTAGTTCAGCGATGCATAGTTTAATTATGGTTGGGAGTAACGGAGAGCTTTTGACTGAATGTATCACTTGGGCGGACGGACGAAGCAGTGAGACGCTCGAAAAAGTAAAAAGGGATAATTACTTGTTTCAACTTTATGAAGCCACAGGGACGCCGATACACCCGATGAGCCCTTTTGCCAAAATTTGTTGGTTGAAAGAAGCGGAACCGAAATTGTTTAGTCGAGCAGAGAAATTTGTCGATATTAAATCGTATATTTTGTATCAGTTGTTTGGTGTCTGGGTGATGGATGAATCGTTAGCGTCGGGAACGGGACTTTACAATATTATGGAGCACGACTGGGAATTTGAAGCGATGGAAATTGTCAAACTAACACCCGACTTTCTACCAAAAGTGGTGCCGGAAACGTATCAATTAACTGGTGTGGAAAAAGAATACGCTAACATAATGGGGATTCCAGTAGACTTACCGTTTATCGTAGGTGGCAGTGACGGCGCGCTTGCTAATATTGGTATTCAAGCGACAGGTAGCAATGACGTTACCATTACAGTTGGCACAAGTGGTGCGGTTCGGAAGCTGACCAATCAATTCCAAATAGATTCGCGCGGTCGGACATTTTGCTACGGAGCTGGAGATGGTTATTTTATCGCAGGTGGCGCAGTGAATAACGGTGGCAAAGTGGTCGATTGGGGACTACATCAATTTGGCTCCCCAGAAGAAATTAGCCAGCGTGATTTTGCGAGTTTTATCGCGAAAATGGAAGAAGTTCCCCCTGGTGCAGCCGGTCTTTTGTTCCAGCCATATTTATTAGGAGAGCGCGCGCCGTTTTGGACTAATGATATTCGTGGTGGCTTCGTGGGACTGACAATCAACCATACGAAAGCACATTTTATTCGGGCCATTTTGGAAGGAATCGCGTTTAATCTTGCGGAAGTCTATGAGGCAGTTTCAGCACCGGACGATATTATTTATGTAACTGGCGGAATATCTGCGCACGAGGCTTGGTGCAAACTGCTGGCTGATATTTTGAACCGCGAGATACGTGTACCTCATACAATCGAAGGATCAAGCTTAGGCGCAGCAATTATCGGCATGCGTTCGCTAGGAATTTTAAAAGACTTGAACCTCAAACACACCCTGCCAATTAAAGCCGTATATCACCCAAGCGAAAATGTCGAAAAATATGCAGAACTACGCTTGATTTTCAAACAAGTCACGACACAGTTAATGTCTAGCTACAGCCAATTAAATAGTTGGCAAAAGAAGTTTGATATTAACAGCTAA
- a CDS encoding DUF3188 domain-containing protein, translated as MKIVNALFLISIGLIIIMFSPSYGKDGMASVPLLVTGLAVVLIGSVFIVLKIRKDKKEKN; from the coding sequence ATGAAAATTGTTAATGCACTATTTCTTATTAGTATAGGTCTTATTATTATTATGTTTAGTCCTTCTTATGGAAAAGATGGAATGGCTAGTGTACCTCTTCTAGTTACAGGACTTGCGGTTGTTTTAATCGGCAGTGTTTTCATTGTGCTAAAAATCCGTAAAGATAAGAAAGAAAAGAATTAG